Proteins encoded by one window of Mesotoga infera:
- a CDS encoding (2Fe-2S)-binding protein: MKDKYVTLRINGRKTTLVVEDRTTLLTALREYGVTSLKRGCEEGECGACTVIMNGLPQKSCLILAREAEGTEILTVEGLVKKGRLHPIQQAFIDEGAIQCGYCTPGMVMTTYALLLKNPSPEEEEIREALSGNICRCTGYLSIIRAVKKSADILSGKAKGGELREDD; the protein is encoded by the coding sequence ATGAAAGACAAATACGTAACACTAAGGATCAACGGTCGAAAAACCACTCTGGTAGTTGAAGATAGAACGACTCTTCTTACCGCGCTGAGAGAATACGGGGTTACGAGCCTGAAGAGAGGTTGTGAAGAGGGCGAGTGCGGAGCGTGCACCGTAATCATGAATGGACTTCCTCAGAAGTCATGCCTGATACTGGCGCGAGAAGCCGAAGGGACAGAGATCCTTACAGTGGAGGGGCTTGTGAAGAAAGGGAGACTCCATCCAATTCAGCAGGCCTTCATCGATGAAGGGGCAATTCAGTGCGGTTACTGCACACCCGGGATGGTGATGACAACTTACGCCCTGCTATTGAAAAACCCATCGCCGGAAGAGGAGGAGATCAGGGAAGCCCTTTCGGGAAACATTTGCAGATGCACAGGTTACCTGTCAATAATAAGGGCAGTGAAGAAAAGCGCCGATATTCTCTCCGGAAAGGCAAAAGGAGGTGAACTGCGTGAAGACGATTAA
- a CDS encoding xanthine dehydrogenase family protein subunit M: MRDFVLERPRSISEALKILKNHGEKAILKSGGTDVIVWLHKSLKEPEYLVDLTSIDGLKGIVINEDNIEIRALVTLNQIIEDSAVNRYFPALVQACKAHSDPLVRNRATVVGNICAAVPSGDMIAPLMCYDAKVEIVGSNGGRKVPISDFITGPKMTSLRQEEIVTGIRIAIPFVDTSGCYLKAIRREALDIAQAAVCCALFKGDIREFRIAFCAVSPRPLRAVEAEKLLNSSSVIDGSIIENAARLASEAVNPITDVRASREYRIDMIRELTRRAISICLRGPVEEGGPG, from the coding sequence ATGCGTGATTTCGTTCTTGAAAGACCGCGCTCGATTTCGGAAGCTTTGAAAATTCTGAAAAACCATGGAGAGAAAGCTATTCTCAAGAGCGGCGGCACGGATGTCATTGTCTGGCTGCACAAGTCGCTTAAGGAGCCAGAATATTTGGTAGATCTGACTTCGATCGACGGGCTAAAAGGAATAGTGATAAACGAGGACAACATAGAGATAAGAGCGCTAGTAACGCTGAATCAGATTATCGAGGACAGTGCAGTTAACCGATACTTTCCGGCCCTGGTACAGGCCTGCAAAGCGCATTCCGATCCTTTGGTCAGAAACCGCGCTACTGTGGTGGGCAATATCTGTGCCGCAGTTCCTTCCGGCGACATGATAGCACCTCTGATGTGTTATGACGCTAAGGTCGAAATCGTCGGCTCGAACGGAGGAAGGAAAGTTCCGATCTCCGATTTCATAACCGGACCAAAGATGACTTCCCTAAGGCAAGAGGAGATCGTAACGGGTATAAGAATTGCGATTCCATTTGTAGATACAAGCGGTTGCTACCTTAAGGCAATAAGGAGAGAGGCTCTCGATATAGCCCAGGCAGCTGTATGCTGCGCTCTTTTTAAGGGAGACATCCGGGAGTTCAGAATCGCTTTCTGTGCCGTCTCGCCCAGACCACTGAGAGCAGTTGAAGCCGAGAAGCTGCTAAACTCTTCCAGTGTCATCGACGGCAGTATTATCGAAAACGCTGCAAGGCTTGCTTCGGAGGCGGTCAATCCCATTACCGATGTGAGAGCTTCGAGAGAATACAGGATTGATATGATAAGAGAACTTACAAGAAGAGCAATATCGATTTGTCTCAGAGGTCCAGTGGAAGAAGGTGGTCCCGGATGA
- a CDS encoding cyclase family protein, producing the protein MVPKNWDKIRIYELSQPISHLTPPWPTYEPLQIKFFKRLAPNGANGQLLTHSNHVGTHLDGSLHFCTHGRDIASIPLNELVAPGVIVDLSDIAEDYGIYTSKDIEDRVEVKEGDILIINTGYHKYAFDQPEADEVRYMIKHPGPTREFAEWCKRKKIKWIGVDCGSADHPMNTRIRDWMPVQAKECDQYLQKKYGKSLQEIFPDEDYQLMHVLLFPYDIIHAENVGGEIDKILNKRMVIGCFPWRFVGGESCISRIVAFDEEE; encoded by the coding sequence ATGGTACCTAAGAACTGGGACAAGATCAGGATCTATGAGCTATCTCAACCGATCAGCCATCTCACGCCGCCGTGGCCAACCTACGAGCCTCTGCAAATAAAATTCTTCAAGAGGCTGGCCCCAAATGGAGCGAACGGACAGTTATTGACTCACTCCAACCATGTCGGAACCCATCTGGATGGTTCTCTCCACTTTTGTACTCACGGAAGAGACATCGCAAGCATACCTCTGAATGAGCTCGTGGCTCCGGGAGTCATCGTGGATCTTTCAGACATTGCGGAGGATTATGGAATCTACACATCAAAGGACATTGAAGATAGGGTTGAGGTCAAGGAAGGAGATATTCTTATCATCAACACAGGATATCACAAATATGCCTTTGATCAGCCGGAAGCAGACGAAGTAAGATACATGATCAAGCATCCGGGGCCGACCAGAGAATTTGCCGAGTGGTGCAAGAGGAAGAAGATAAAGTGGATCGGAGTCGACTGCGGCTCAGCAGACCATCCAATGAATACGAGGATTCGCGACTGGATGCCTGTTCAGGCAAAAGAGTGCGATCAATACCTGCAGAAGAAGTATGGAAAATCTCTCCAGGAGATCTTCCCTGACGAGGACTACCAGCTGATGCACGTGCTTCTCTTCCCGTACGACATTATACACGCCGAGAATGTTGGTGGAGAGATCGACAAGATATTGAACAAGAGGATGGTCATTGGCTGTTTCCCATGGAGATTCGTTGGGGGAGAGTCCTGTATAAGCAGGATTGTGGCTTTCGATGAAGAGGAATAA